A section of the Marinoscillum sp. 108 genome encodes:
- a CDS encoding type II secretion system protein GspD, whose protein sequence is MSKSFIFVILFFLIARGVVAQDPSGLSQRLDTLSKEIAGLNEPVDFTLVDAPLSELLRAVAETHHLNVNLGNIPQIAITNNFNNVLVKDLLLFICDEYDLQIKFTNNIFSFYHQGIVEPERAIATYDQEHQLLTINAQNNLLAEVAADITRKSGYNVIVNQAVAGQMVNAFIRALPIEVAIENFAEANNLKLEKKSENVYQVSGQIAPQIENNRPSRRSAGYTHSGGHDLKTFYMDGLPYLSINCYQTPAVELIRQVGEQLNIGYVLLGDPQGMLNCRLDSVSFEDFLNIALESSNQTYSVTNKGIYLIGEMQKGTINEARVYSFKNRSVEGVEAVIPQSLIQQVQVKPFNDLNALILTGSEQAINRLTSFLNDIDRAVPNVLIEVMVVEMRKGSSLRTGVKAFLGDSVPTTQGQIFSGVDVTLSSQTFNRILNNLDSRGIMNLGRVTPSFYATIQAMEENNNLNIRSTPKLSTLNGHEATLTIGQSVYYLIETQNVTGGVNPIVTVTPRYEKVEANLDLKISPFVSDMEDVTLSIEAEFSDFIPPEITGAPPGNASRKFISKIRVKNEEMVVIGGLEEVSKAEGGSGIPLLSRIPILKWLFSSKTKDNSETKLLIFIKPTIVY, encoded by the coding sequence TTGAGCAAATCATTCATTTTTGTTATTCTCTTCTTTCTTATTGCCCGTGGGGTAGTGGCACAAGATCCGTCTGGCCTGAGTCAGCGGCTGGATACACTCAGTAAGGAAATTGCCGGTCTTAATGAGCCTGTGGACTTTACCCTGGTGGATGCTCCACTGTCCGAATTACTGAGAGCGGTGGCCGAAACTCATCATTTAAATGTGAACCTGGGCAACATCCCTCAGATAGCAATTACCAATAACTTCAATAATGTGCTGGTGAAGGATTTGTTGCTGTTTATCTGCGACGAATATGACCTGCAAATAAAATTCACCAATAATATTTTTTCTTTCTATCATCAAGGTATTGTAGAGCCCGAAAGAGCGATTGCTACATATGATCAGGAGCATCAATTACTGACCATCAATGCTCAGAACAATTTGCTTGCAGAAGTAGCTGCGGACATCACCCGAAAGTCCGGGTATAATGTGATCGTCAATCAGGCGGTAGCGGGTCAGATGGTCAATGCATTTATCAGAGCCCTCCCCATAGAGGTGGCTATCGAAAACTTCGCGGAAGCCAATAACCTTAAACTTGAAAAAAAATCCGAAAACGTCTATCAGGTCTCGGGTCAGATTGCACCTCAAATTGAAAATAACCGGCCCAGCAGGCGGTCAGCGGGTTATACGCATTCCGGAGGTCATGATTTGAAGACTTTTTATATGGATGGACTTCCCTACCTATCCATAAATTGCTACCAAACTCCAGCTGTTGAGTTGATCCGACAGGTGGGAGAACAATTGAATATTGGTTATGTCCTTTTGGGTGATCCTCAGGGGATGCTCAATTGTAGACTGGACTCCGTATCATTTGAGGATTTTTTGAATATAGCCCTGGAATCTTCTAATCAGACCTACTCAGTGACCAATAAGGGTATTTATCTAATCGGAGAAATGCAGAAGGGTACAATCAACGAGGCCCGTGTGTATTCCTTCAAAAACAGATCTGTAGAAGGTGTGGAGGCGGTGATTCCACAGTCTTTGATCCAGCAAGTGCAGGTGAAACCATTTAATGACCTGAACGCACTGATTCTTACGGGGAGTGAGCAAGCGATCAATAGGTTAACCAGCTTTTTGAACGATATAGACCGGGCTGTTCCCAATGTGCTGATAGAAGTGATGGTGGTAGAAATGAGAAAGGGTAGTTCGTTGAGGACAGGGGTCAAGGCGTTTTTGGGAGATTCTGTCCCTACTACACAAGGACAAATATTTTCGGGCGTAGACGTGACCCTTAGTTCACAGACATTCAACAGGATTCTGAATAATCTGGATAGCCGGGGAATCATGAACCTTGGCCGGGTTACCCCCAGTTTCTATGCCACTATCCAGGCCATGGAAGAGAACAATAATTTGAATATCAGGTCTACCCCCAAGCTATCTACACTGAATGGACATGAAGCTACGCTGACCATTGGTCAGTCGGTCTATTACCTGATCGAAACTCAAAATGTAACAGGAGGAGTCAACCCAATTGTGACGGTGACCCCCAGGTATGAGAAAGTGGAAGCAAATCTGGATTTGAAGATCAGTCCTTTCGTGAGTGACATGGAGGATGTTACCCTGTCCATAGAGGCAGAGTTTAGTGATTTCATTCCTCCGGAGATCACCGGAGCTCCTCCGGGCAATGCCAGTAGGAAGTTCATCTCTAAAATCAGGGTGAAGAATGAGGAAATGGTGGTGATAGGAGGCCTGGAAGAAGTGAGCAAGGCCGAAGGAGGGAGTGGAATTCCGCTGCTTTCCAGAATTCCGATCCTCAAATGGCTCTTTAGTTCTAAGACCAAGGATAACTCTGAGACAAAGCTGTTGATTTTCATTAAGCCTACAATCGTCTATTAA
- a CDS encoding GspE/PulE family protein has product MLDQSAPISSNLIKELSTSIAWKYRVFPKMAEGRRLVLYADAQEPEMLARQLSVITGKEIHIEVADSEWIGSQLTRYYIRSGGDTVRSLNVNSDEFIGEMISEANELGCSDIHIEKYQDRSRIRMRLDGKLIERYELKKEKYHEYVNKIKIISNLDIAEKRLPQDGRILIKNAKGQYDIRVSVLPTLFGEKVVLRLLSSDASNLDIRQLGLNAGQIKLFLESISRPQGMVLISGPTGSGKTTTLYGALKYLNVPTTNILTIEDPIEYTLDGINQVQLNEKVGLDFATTLRTFLRQDPDIIMVGEIRDVDTARIAIRAAMTGHLVMSTLHTNSAIGIISRLMEMGIPEYLIADTLNVAVAQRLLRRLCPACKHRQSDLSQLPEILKNSQIDCYFTPVGCSECHGTGYKGRMAIYEMVNITETNKELIFSKPDQYSSENGSLMTSAIEQFEQGETSLEEIYTYLL; this is encoded by the coding sequence ATGTTGGACCAGTCAGCGCCTATTTCTTCTAATCTGATCAAAGAGTTATCCACTTCCATTGCCTGGAAATATCGGGTTTTCCCGAAGATGGCTGAAGGGAGGCGCTTGGTGCTGTACGCTGATGCTCAAGAACCTGAAATGCTGGCAAGGCAACTTTCCGTCATCACGGGTAAGGAGATACACATAGAGGTTGCGGATAGTGAGTGGATAGGTAGTCAACTCACCAGGTATTACATCAGATCTGGGGGAGACACGGTGCGCTCGCTCAATGTAAACTCTGATGAGTTTATCGGCGAGATGATTTCGGAAGCCAATGAGCTTGGCTGTAGTGACATCCACATAGAAAAGTATCAGGATCGGTCCAGGATCAGGATGAGGTTGGATGGTAAGCTGATCGAGCGGTATGAACTCAAAAAGGAGAAGTATCATGAGTATGTCAACAAGATCAAGATCATCAGCAACCTGGATATTGCTGAGAAGCGCCTGCCTCAGGATGGTCGCATCCTGATTAAAAATGCAAAGGGGCAATATGATATTAGGGTTTCAGTGCTGCCCACTTTGTTTGGTGAGAAGGTGGTTCTCAGGTTGTTATCCAGTGATGCATCCAATCTGGATATTCGGCAGCTTGGACTAAATGCGGGTCAAATAAAGCTATTTCTGGAATCCATTTCCAGGCCCCAGGGCATGGTGCTCATCAGTGGACCTACCGGTTCTGGGAAGACCACCACACTATACGGGGCATTGAAATACCTCAATGTGCCCACTACTAATATCCTCACTATTGAAGACCCCATAGAATACACGCTTGACGGGATCAACCAGGTACAGTTAAATGAAAAAGTAGGACTGGATTTCGCTACCACCCTGCGCACTTTTTTGAGGCAGGATCCGGACATTATCATGGTGGGTGAAATTCGGGATGTGGATACGGCCAGGATAGCGATCAGAGCAGCCATGACGGGTCATTTGGTGATGTCTACCTTGCACACCAACTCTGCCATTGGCATTATCTCCAGGCTTATGGAGATGGGTATTCCGGAGTATCTGATAGCGGATACCCTGAATGTAGCGGTGGCCCAGCGATTGCTCAGGAGGTTATGTCCAGCATGCAAGCACAGGCAATCAGATTTGTCACAGCTACCAGAAATTTTGAAGAATTCCCAAATAGATTGTTATTTTACCCCCGTTGGTTGCAGTGAATGCCATGGGACAGGCTACAAGGGGCGAATGGCTATTTACGAAATGGTCAACATCACGGAGACCAACAAGGAGTTGATTTTTTCAAAACCTGATCAGTACAGCTCCGAAAATGGTAGTCTGATGACGAGTGCAATAGAACAGTTTGAGCAGGGAGAGACCTCTCTGGAGGAAATTTATACGTATTTACTTTGA
- a CDS encoding RHS repeat domain-containing protein, with translation MKRNRPYLAVQNNYFFVCLGAFIIGVFMSSGLLAQQYNLPTVPTPTAYSFVRFNDISISHHSGTPNIEVPLYTIDDGDVKIPISLRYAGGGIRVNEEASWVGLGWNLNVGGVIVRSVKGQIDETCTIGTIPGSYDPDALFTEPYTENQAWVGKTSTELYNEQGFNPYDSYCSSEYQNLLYLGYFEPDVFTFQFMGYSGSFIYDESAQDFVILNSNEPLKIEMISGSYGYYDIGAGYKITTSEGVVYEFDRREIKYPVDDFSRIVSESFYLTKILYTDGSYAKFDYETLGNAVSNFQSLDQYRGYTVGLGSSNPEWRNKSSYDSYQPVYLTEIETNNFIADFSNRSSRIDIYGEEKLDRFTITDKVTNLVRGFNFQYSNSLATNFGVKFGSSWHANFNENHIKYRLILNQVWQDGLSPYEFIYNTKKLPYKTSYAVDHWGFYNEVNNSYFFPNLSAIVNSEFRYNEDPSLQDPFNDNPPIGMKFRGFANRGSNEEAMKAEILEKIIYPTKGHAEYEWGSHEFTNHSIPDSDYQGTEVLGNFGVKDSNGADGDDVTARNNFPAGGNKAQITITFSVGQVDCGAGQNYTLARNTHIDVLDNAHIQLRSGTYGTTLEKTWTIPDEVFYGGYDDFPWTYTIQEEISLNPSVATYFLSPNLPSLTSQQITDNCGKSKNYGFHVRATLTLLDDKGEFLASSSNPSRGGGLRINGIGIYNPADPTPRIQRTYTYNEGKLNLPLSYFTHEFNNHLTYTNGQINSMPSAEWWFNTKSNANFYAGSQPLVSYGYVEENQLPSNGSIIYEFKNVDPKFGPNNNLHPFHASYESGLIERKTFRNAAGEDVKIISYTYDDLLSDGAYGAMGIFEYQALSGQQPNIEVRRWYTYKFFFDHWVNTKTVVIDLNPTNTFTNTIINKHNSLGQVIRTVSFGTDSLVDKQVSIFKYPNELKGGSSFYQTMFDRNFHPVVEQENYHNQTLSLKVKTNFESESFTQNGENYFGYYPTNRLTYPTGGAEVSTTTINYDHGKMIELTGPDQVLNVFLWDGNQLVARGINTTFNEFWDAYFIDCGYGDYSCLKSQQPNARFSLYEYEPINGPTKITDENGLYTEYVYDTFGRLLRIKDHDGNVLEEYTYNYKN, from the coding sequence ATGAAAAGAAACAGACCTTACCTGGCAGTACAAAACAATTACTTTTTTGTTTGTCTGGGAGCTTTTATAATAGGGGTCTTTATGTCCTCAGGGTTATTAGCCCAACAGTATAATCTACCAACAGTCCCAACGCCCACGGCCTACTCTTTTGTAAGGTTCAACGACATTTCAATAAGTCATCATTCTGGGACACCAAACATTGAGGTGCCGCTATATACGATAGACGATGGAGATGTGAAAATTCCAATTTCCTTACGTTACGCAGGTGGTGGCATAAGGGTAAACGAAGAAGCGAGTTGGGTTGGTCTAGGGTGGAACTTAAATGTAGGTGGGGTAATCGTTAGGAGCGTTAAAGGACAAATTGATGAAACATGCACCATAGGCACTATTCCAGGAAGCTATGATCCAGATGCACTATTTACTGAGCCCTACACAGAAAATCAAGCTTGGGTTGGTAAAACCTCTACAGAGTTATATAACGAACAAGGATTTAATCCTTATGATAGCTACTGTTCCTCAGAGTATCAAAACCTGCTTTACCTAGGCTATTTTGAACCGGATGTATTTACATTCCAATTTATGGGATATTCAGGTTCCTTCATTTACGATGAAAGCGCACAGGACTTTGTTATACTTAACAGTAATGAACCATTAAAGATAGAAATGATAAGTGGTTCATACGGTTACTATGATATTGGTGCTGGTTATAAAATAACTACTAGTGAAGGGGTGGTATATGAGTTTGATAGGAGAGAGATTAAGTATCCAGTTGATGATTTTTCTAGGATTGTTTCCGAATCATTTTATTTGACCAAGATATTATATACCGATGGGAGTTATGCGAAGTTTGATTATGAAACTCTTGGAAATGCCGTATCCAACTTTCAGTCACTTGATCAATATAGGGGCTATACAGTCGGATTAGGTTCAAGTAACCCCGAGTGGAGGAATAAGTCATCATATGATTCTTATCAACCTGTTTATCTCACTGAAATCGAAACGAATAACTTTATAGCAGATTTTAGTAATAGGTCTTCAAGGATAGATATTTATGGTGAGGAAAAACTGGATCGATTCACTATTACAGACAAGGTGACCAATCTTGTTAGAGGCTTCAACTTTCAATATTCCAATAGCTTGGCAACCAATTTTGGAGTAAAGTTTGGTTCGTCCTGGCATGCAAATTTCAATGAAAATCACATCAAGTACCGCCTGATTCTAAATCAGGTTTGGCAAGATGGTTTGAGTCCGTATGAATTCATTTACAACACTAAAAAGTTGCCGTATAAAACCTCATATGCTGTTGACCACTGGGGGTTTTATAATGAGGTTAATAATTCATATTTTTTCCCAAATCTCTCTGCTATAGTGAATTCCGAGTTCCGGTATAATGAGGATCCTTCTCTTCAAGATCCATTTAATGATAACCCACCCATTGGAATGAAATTTAGGGGTTTTGCGAATAGAGGGTCAAACGAAGAGGCCATGAAGGCTGAAATTCTTGAAAAAATAATTTATCCAACTAAGGGTCATGCAGAGTATGAATGGGGTTCACATGAATTCACCAATCACTCAATCCCAGATTCGGATTATCAGGGAACTGAGGTTCTTGGCAATTTTGGAGTCAAAGACTCAAATGGGGCAGATGGTGATGATGTTACAGCTAGAAATAATTTTCCAGCGGGAGGAAATAAGGCTCAAATAACAATAACATTTTCTGTTGGTCAGGTTGATTGTGGGGCTGGTCAGAACTACACCTTGGCGAGAAATACGCATATTGATGTTTTGGATAATGCCCATATTCAATTGAGAAGTGGCACCTATGGTACTACACTTGAGAAAACATGGACAATCCCAGATGAGGTATTCTATGGGGGATATGATGATTTCCCATGGACATATACGATTCAGGAGGAAATTTCCTTAAATCCGTCCGTTGCAACGTACTTTTTATCACCTAATCTCCCTTCACTCACGTCACAACAAATAACAGATAACTGCGGAAAATCGAAAAATTATGGATTTCACGTCCGTGCAACTTTGACTCTTTTGGACGATAAGGGAGAATTTTTGGCAAGTTCGTCAAATCCGTCTAGGGGAGGAGGGCTTAGAATTAACGGTATAGGTATTTATAATCCCGCTGATCCTACTCCAAGGATTCAAAGAACGTATACTTACAATGAGGGCAAGCTGAACTTACCACTTTCTTATTTTACACACGAATTTAACAATCATCTCACATACACAAATGGTCAGATTAACTCAATGCCATCTGCAGAGTGGTGGTTCAACACAAAGTCCAACGCCAATTTCTATGCTGGAAGTCAGCCTTTAGTAAGCTATGGTTACGTGGAGGAAAATCAATTGCCTAGCAATGGTTCAATTATTTATGAATTCAAAAATGTTGATCCAAAGTTTGGGCCAAATAATAATCTTCATCCCTTTCATGCATCCTATGAAAGCGGATTGATAGAGCGGAAGACTTTTCGTAATGCCGCAGGTGAAGATGTAAAGATTATTAGTTACACATACGATGATCTTCTTTCGGATGGAGCTTACGGAGCGATGGGCATTTTTGAGTATCAGGCATTATCAGGTCAACAACCAAATATTGAAGTACGCCGATGGTACACTTATAAATTCTTCTTTGATCACTGGGTGAACACAAAAACTGTGGTTATCGATTTGAACCCGACAAATACATTCACAAATACCATAATAAATAAGCATAATTCTCTAGGGCAGGTGATACGCACAGTATCGTTTGGTACAGATTCCTTGGTAGACAAGCAAGTGTCAATCTTTAAGTATCCCAATGAACTGAAAGGAGGCTCTTCATTTTATCAGACGATGTTCGATCGTAACTTTCATCCCGTAGTAGAGCAAGAAAATTATCATAATCAGACGCTGAGCCTTAAAGTAAAAACCAATTTCGAGAGTGAATCATTTACTCAAAATGGTGAAAATTATTTTGGCTATTACCCTACCAATCGGTTGACTTACCCCACAGGAGGTGCTGAGGTATCCACCACTACCATTAACTATGATCACGGTAAGATGATAGAGTTAACCGGTCCAGATCAGGTTTTGAATGTGTTTTTGTGGGACGGAAACCAACTGGTAGCTCGGGGGATTAACACAACATTCAATGAATTTTGGGACGCTTACTTTATCGATTGTGGTTATGGGGATTATAGTTGTCTTAAGTCCCAGCAACCTAATGCACGTTTTTCTCTATATGAATATGAACCTATCAATGGACCAACTAAAATAACAGATGAAAATGGTCTTTATACGGAGTATGTATATGACACTTTTGGTCGATTACTGCGGATCAAGGACCATGATGGAAATGTCCTGGAGGAGTACACCTACAATTACAAAAACTAA
- a CDS encoding DUF6443 domain-containing protein, with protein MNLRTILLTLTGIVLSHFSYSQTSDENYVTTHRARISGYTGSIAGVTDQTKVMRSTQYYDGLGRPMQQVIRKGSPNSKDLVTPIAYDTYGRQDKGYLMYENAHATPGNYHSSWSTEIASFYSSTTNKVADESTYYYSETKFEASPLNRPSKQYGAGDGWRSPDKFVAMNYSPNTPGTDTRHILQRFSVANNSNQTITHESAYSAGDLWVTETTDENGNISLEFRDKLGQTVAKKSQVSGNTYATTYYLYDVYGQLTFVLQPEGTVQMGTTYSLLNDTAFRKKWMFRYQYDGRRRMIEKQVPGAEPVYMVYDARDRLVLTQDGNQRVQLVNSNISLDKYSGQSYQLNGGTVTLTPGFHAGGSSTNTFSISTTAYNQYTFTKYDVLNRPIMTGICTITDDLVDIRADAQAMSGGETITTTGHGYSTSTTYPNESRSSITFDQVLSVTYYDDYRFKGQGYFGNHTHNYIDKGADFENTAMSAVSGQVTGNKVKVLGTDDYLYATSYYDDRYRMIQSISTNIHGGTDRVSNAYSFTGTVKKSIRNHDGEESVDTEETYTYDHMDRLITATHKIDQQGAVTMQSNSYNEIGELVEKNIGNAVQSIDYRYNIRGWLTTINGGTTLDDGNDRLGLELQYDLAGQFNGNIGKMKWKTAGLGNAYPKTYDFTYDLQNRLKTATYSQLGANNFFNVTGDDNGIRYDANGNIKDLIRTMAGQVADDLAYAYNGNQLVSVKDYGTSGLFTDGNTTNTDYKYDQNGNMISDANKAIGSITYNYLNLPERVSYTDGNGVQEVQYTYDASGVKLKKETTSGADIDYLGGIQYRDGLLDFIQHSEGRARKSGASFLYEYNLTDHLGNVRVTVDAGGNVIQRDDYYPFGLTFNSYTSGTENLYKYNGKEEQKETGWLDYGARMYQPDLGRWFNIDPLAEETYDLTPYHYVYNNPLLFIDPDGMFGDYFDEDGKHLGNDGKDDDKVYEVKGNTDLDQWGPDGPVVNESETTITEIGTRDDFVDMNGKEISSDETKNALVGLSINMKNNGITEDYAKITVTGGDRSETKNKSVSGAKKSRHIQGDAADIKVKGMSNKDLAKAAGNSGLFSASIYYPNMGDTQGFGRHSHTISIGVFNIRTSRRNIQKNAPHVHVDNRPGKPQKAIEYTGHNPKNPTFKILK; from the coding sequence ATGAACCTAAGAACCATACTACTAACGCTCACGGGTATCGTACTATCCCACTTTAGTTACTCACAGACCTCAGATGAGAATTATGTGACCACCCACAGGGCGCGGATTAGTGGTTATACCGGAAGTATCGCTGGGGTTACTGATCAGACAAAGGTTATGCGCTCTACCCAATACTATGATGGTTTGGGTCGGCCCATGCAGCAGGTCATACGAAAAGGATCCCCCAATAGCAAAGATTTGGTGACCCCAATAGCCTATGACACCTACGGAAGACAGGATAAAGGCTACCTGATGTATGAAAATGCGCATGCCACCCCAGGGAACTATCATAGTAGCTGGAGTACGGAGATTGCTTCTTTTTACTCCTCCACTACCAATAAGGTGGCCGATGAATCCACGTACTATTATAGTGAAACGAAGTTTGAAGCATCACCGCTTAACAGACCGTCAAAGCAATACGGCGCGGGTGACGGCTGGAGAAGCCCAGACAAATTCGTTGCTATGAACTATTCTCCTAACACGCCTGGCACAGACACCAGGCATATTCTACAGCGTTTTAGTGTTGCTAATAATAGCAATCAGACAATTACCCATGAGAGCGCCTATAGTGCCGGGGACCTGTGGGTGACAGAGACGACTGATGAAAATGGAAACATTAGCCTTGAGTTCAGAGATAAGCTGGGGCAGACGGTGGCCAAGAAAAGCCAGGTATCAGGTAACACCTATGCGACTACTTATTATCTGTACGATGTGTATGGCCAGCTCACTTTTGTGCTTCAACCGGAGGGAACGGTGCAGATGGGAACAACCTACAGTCTACTCAATGATACCGCTTTTCGTAAGAAATGGATGTTTCGTTACCAGTATGATGGCAGAAGGCGCATGATCGAAAAACAGGTGCCGGGAGCTGAGCCGGTTTATATGGTATATGATGCCAGAGATCGGCTGGTACTGACCCAGGATGGCAACCAGCGTGTGCAGCTGGTCAATAGCAATATTTCTTTGGATAAGTACTCAGGGCAATCGTACCAACTCAATGGAGGTACCGTTACCCTCACTCCTGGATTTCATGCCGGCGGAAGTAGTACCAACACCTTTTCCATCTCAACCACAGCATATAATCAATACACCTTTACTAAATATGATGTGCTGAACAGGCCAATTATGACAGGTATCTGTACCATCACAGATGATCTTGTGGATATAAGGGCGGATGCCCAGGCCATGAGCGGAGGTGAGACCATCACTACGACAGGTCACGGCTACAGCACGAGCACTACCTATCCCAATGAAAGCAGAAGTAGCATCACGTTTGATCAGGTACTATCGGTGACTTATTATGATGACTATCGGTTCAAGGGACAGGGTTATTTTGGAAACCATACGCACAACTACATAGACAAAGGGGCTGATTTTGAAAACACGGCAATGAGTGCTGTGAGCGGACAAGTGACAGGGAATAAGGTCAAAGTACTGGGTACAGACGACTACCTTTATGCGACCTCCTACTATGATGACAGGTATCGGATGATCCAGAGTATAAGTACCAACATCCATGGGGGCACAGACAGGGTGAGCAATGCCTACTCCTTTACAGGCACCGTGAAGAAGAGCATCCGCAACCATGATGGGGAGGAGAGCGTGGATACTGAGGAGACTTATACCTACGACCATATGGACCGGTTGATCACTGCTACCCATAAGATAGACCAACAGGGAGCTGTGACCATGCAAAGCAATAGCTACAATGAGATCGGGGAGCTGGTGGAGAAAAACATTGGCAATGCTGTGCAGAGTATAGATTATCGGTACAATATTCGTGGTTGGCTGACAACCATTAACGGTGGTACAACTTTGGATGACGGGAATGATAGGCTGGGTTTGGAGTTGCAGTATGATCTGGCTGGTCAATTCAATGGAAATATTGGTAAGATGAAGTGGAAAACGGCTGGCTTGGGAAACGCCTATCCAAAAACCTATGATTTTACCTACGATTTACAGAATAGGCTGAAGACTGCAACGTATTCACAATTGGGAGCTAATAATTTCTTCAATGTTACCGGTGATGATAATGGAATACGGTATGATGCCAATGGAAACATTAAGGATTTGATACGTACCATGGCGGGGCAGGTGGCTGATGACCTTGCATATGCGTATAATGGGAATCAACTGGTATCTGTAAAAGACTATGGAACCTCGGGTTTGTTTACCGATGGCAATACAACCAACACTGATTACAAATACGACCAAAACGGCAACATGATCAGTGATGCCAACAAAGCGATAGGCAGTATTACTTACAACTACCTGAATCTCCCTGAGCGCGTGAGCTATACTGATGGGAATGGTGTGCAGGAGGTACAATATACCTATGATGCTTCAGGAGTAAAGCTGAAAAAAGAGACTACTTCGGGAGCGGATATAGACTATCTCGGGGGGATACAGTACCGTGATGGGCTACTTGATTTCATCCAGCACAGTGAGGGTCGGGCGCGCAAGAGTGGCGCCAGCTTTCTGTATGAGTACAACCTCACTGACCACCTGGGCAATGTGCGAGTGACCGTAGACGCAGGTGGAAATGTGATCCAGCGGGATGATTACTATCCTTTTGGTTTGACCTTCAATAGCTATACAAGCGGTACTGAAAACTTGTATAAATACAATGGGAAGGAAGAACAGAAAGAGACTGGGTGGTTGGACTATGGAGCGAGGATGTATCAGCCTGATTTGGGTAGGTGGTTTAATATCGATCCTTTAGCCGAAGAAACGTACGATTTAACTCCTTACCACTATGTTTACAACAACCCACTTCTTTTCATTGATCCAGATGGCATGTTCGGTGATTATTTTGACGAGGACGGAAAACATCTTGGCAATGATGGAAAGGATGATGACAAAGTTTATGAGGTTAAAGGAAACACCGATTTAGATCAGTGGGGTCCAGATGGTCCGGTAGTAAATGAAAGTGAAACCACCATAACCGAAATAGGGACACGAGATGATTTTGTGGATATGAATGGAAAGGAGATTTCTTCAGATGAGACCAAAAATGCATTGGTTGGCTTATCCATCAATATGAAAAATAATGGGATTACCGAAGATTATGCTAAGATTACGGTGACAGGGGGAGATAGATCTGAGACCAAAAATAAATCCGTAAGTGGTGCAAAAAAGAGTAGGCATATACAAGGAGATGCAGCAGATATAAAAGTAAAAGGAATGTCAAATAAGGATTTGGCAAAGGCTGCTGGTAATTCAGGATTGTTTAGCGCATCTATCTATTATCCGAATATGGGAGATACTCAAGGGTTTGGCAGGCACTCTCATACAATTAGCATTGGTGTTTTTAACATCAGGACGAGCCGAAGAAACATTCAAAAGAATGCGCCTCATGTTCATGTTGATAATAGGCCGGGGAAGCCGCAAAAAGCTATTGAATATACAGGCCATAATCCTAAAAATCCGACATTTAAAATATTGAAGTAA